From the genome of Deinococcus sp. AJ005, one region includes:
- a CDS encoding glycine--tRNA ligase: MPASSMEELVSLCKRRGFIFQGSEIYGGLQGFYDYGPLGVELKNNIKAAWWRANVYERDDMEGLDSSIIMHRMVLRHSGHEATFSDPMVDNKKNNKRYRLDHLVKDQKADVIEKVAAGIGEDASNFPAVVAALIKQPAKASEVLKAAGVRDAFSGEVGDWTEPKPFNMMFKTTIGPVADEESYGYLRPETAQGIFTNFKNVVDSTSRRLPFGIAQIGKAFRNEITPRNFIFRVRELEQMEIEFFCVPGTDEDWHQHWLDKRLAWWEAQGIPRSKIEILDVPPEDLAHYSKRTYDLMYDYPTLGFEEIEGIANRSDYDLGSHTKSQSELNLVATVSENNDSIAKLTIPHPETNKPVVPFVIEPSAGVDRALLAVLSEAFTKETLENGSERIVLKLKPHLAPIKVAVIPLARNREEITTVAKAIKAELQGLGLGRVLYEDSGNIGKAYRRHDEVGTPYCVTVDFDTLGLGGGEGKESDPALKDTVTVRDRDTLAQERVKISELSGWIREKLR; the protein is encoded by the coding sequence ATGCCCGCATCATCGATGGAAGAACTGGTCAGCCTGTGCAAACGCCGGGGCTTTATTTTTCAGGGGTCCGAGATCTACGGCGGCCTGCAAGGCTTTTACGATTACGGCCCCCTGGGCGTGGAGCTGAAGAACAACATCAAAGCCGCGTGGTGGCGGGCCAACGTCTACGAGCGCGACGATATGGAGGGACTGGATTCCAGCATCATCATGCACCGTATGGTCCTGCGCCACAGCGGCCACGAGGCCACCTTTTCTGACCCGATGGTGGACAACAAGAAGAACAACAAGCGCTACCGGCTGGACCATCTGGTCAAGGATCAGAAGGCCGACGTAATTGAGAAAGTGGCCGCCGGAATTGGCGAGGATGCGAGTAACTTTCCGGCGGTGGTGGCGGCCCTGATCAAGCAGCCCGCGAAGGCTTCTGAAGTCCTGAAGGCGGCAGGGGTGCGCGACGCCTTTTCCGGCGAGGTGGGCGACTGGACCGAGCCGAAGCCCTTCAACATGATGTTCAAGACCACCATCGGCCCGGTGGCGGATGAGGAAAGTTACGGCTACCTGCGCCCCGAAACCGCGCAGGGCATCTTCACCAACTTTAAAAACGTGGTGGACAGCACCTCGCGCCGCCTGCCTTTCGGCATCGCGCAGATCGGCAAGGCCTTTCGCAACGAGATCACGCCGCGCAACTTCATCTTCCGCGTGCGCGAGCTGGAGCAGATGGAAATTGAATTCTTCTGCGTCCCCGGCACCGACGAGGACTGGCATCAGCACTGGCTGGACAAACGGCTGGCGTGGTGGGAAGCCCAGGGCATCCCGCGCAGCAAGATCGAGATTCTGGACGTGCCGCCCGAGGATCTGGCCCACTATTCCAAGCGCACCTATGACCTGATGTACGACTATCCCACGCTGGGCTTTGAAGAAATCGAGGGCATCGCCAACCGCAGCGACTACGATCTGGGGTCCCACACCAAGTCGCAATCCGAGCTGAATCTGGTGGCGACGGTGAGCGAGAACAACGACTCCATCGCCAAGCTGACCATCCCGCACCCGGAGACGAATAAGCCCGTCGTGCCGTTCGTGATCGAGCCGTCGGCGGGCGTGGACCGCGCATTGCTGGCCGTACTGTCTGAGGCGTTTACGAAAGAGACGCTGGAAAACGGCAGCGAGCGGATTGTCCTCAAGCTGAAGCCGCACCTCGCGCCGATCAAGGTGGCCGTGATTCCGCTGGCGCGCAACCGCGAGGAAATCACGACGGTGGCCAAAGCGATCAAGGCCGAGCTTCAGGGCCTGGGCCTGGGCCGCGTGCTGTACGAGGACAGCGGCAACATCGGCAAGGCGTACCGCCGCCACGATGAGGTGGGCACACCGTACTGCGTGACGGTGGACTTCGACACCCTGGGCCTGGGCGGCGGCGAGGGCAAGGAATCTGACCCAGCCTTGAAAGACACCGTGACCGTGCGGGACCGCGACACGCTGGCGCAGGAGCGTGTGAAGATCAGCGAGTTGAGCGGCTGGATCAGGGAAAAGTTGCGATGA